In Beutenbergia cavernae DSM 12333, the DNA window CATGATCGGCACGGGCGCGCACCTCCTCGACGGCGCGATCGTCGCCCCGACCTCACAGGCCGACGTCGCGCCCGAGAGCGCCCCCCGCGGCTTCCCGATCGTGGTCCTCGGCGACCGCCGCATCGGCGACGACGTCGACCAGGTCTATCTCGCCAACGCCACCGGCGCTCGCCTCGCCGTGAATCACCTCCTCGACGTCGGCTGCCGGCGCATCGTCGCCCTCGGCGGCATGCCCGGCGAGACCACCGGCAACGCGGGGGAGCGCACGGCCGGCTACGCGGATGCGCTCGCCGCCCGCGGCGTCGACGTCGACCCCGACCTCGTGGTCCCGACCTCCGCCTGGACCATGGCGGCCGGAGCTCAGTCCCTCTCCGCGATCCTCGAGCGGGGCACGACGTTCGACGGCGTCTTCGCGTTCTCCGACTCCATCGCGATCGGCGCCCTCGGCGCCCTCGCGCAGGCGGGTGTCCGGGTGCCGGACGACGTCGCCGTCGTCGGCTTCGACGACATCGACGACGCCGCCCACGCCGTCCCGCCGCTGACCTCCGTCGCCGTGGACCGTGCGCGCACCGCCCACGAGGCCGTCCGCCTCCTCGTCCGACGCCTCCGGGCGGACACCCCGCCCCCGACGAGCGCCGTCGAGATCGGGGCCACGCTCGTCGTCCGCGCGTCGTCGACGCGCTCCGCCTGACCTCCACTCGCGCCCGCCAGTGCGCACGAGGTGCCTCTTGACGCTTCGTAGTACACCGTTGTACGGTCACGACCTGCACTAATACACCGTTGTACTAGCGAACGCACGAGGCGAAGGAGCTTCTCGGTGTCGATGCCCGTCACACTTCCCACGGCCGGGGGCGCGCTGCACCGGTTCTCCCCGAGCACCGCCGGCACCGCGTCCAGCAACGGCGGCACCTCCGACGGCGCCGTCGCGGACAACGTCGCCACAGACGACGTCGCCGTCACCTTCGCCCTCGACACCCGCGGCGTGCCCGTCAGCACCCTGCTGTTCTCCCAGTTCCTCGAGCACATGTCGTACGCCACGATCGGTGGGCTGAGCGCCGAGCTCGTCGTGAACCCGACGTTCCACCCCGACCATCACCTCCGTGCCGACCAGATCGCCCAGCTCCGGGCGAACGCCGACGCAGCCGTGGCGTGGGCGCTCGGCGACCCGACGCCGATCCGCCACCGGTGGGTCTCCTCGCCGCTCGCGAGCGGGTGGTCGGTGACGCTCTTCGACGACGAGACGGCGCGCGGGCTGCCGCTCGGCTGGGGAGCCCTCGGCCGCCCGGGAGCGGTGCGGCGCGCCGTCGGTCGCGTCGGGGGAGCGGTGCGGATCGACGGGCCGGGCGGCGCGGCAGACGACGGCGGCGCGGCGGACGACGGCGTCGCGCACCTCGGGCGGGCGACGGTGCCGCTCGACGGCACGGTCGCCGGCATCCGGCAGGCCGTGTACGTCCCGACCCACCGCACGCGCCGGGTCCACGTGCGGCTCTGGGCGCGCGCGGAAACCACCCTCGCGCACGTCGAGGTCGGCCTGCGCCGTCGGCTCTCGACGGCGCCGGCCCGCCCTGCCGGGCAGGTGCTCGCGAACGCGACGATCGCCGTCGGTCCCCACGACTGGGGGCCGCAGGACGTGATCCTCGAGGTCGACGGCGACGCGCTCGCCCGGCACGAACCCTGCGACCTGTACGTGCTCGACCACGGCGGGGACGCCGTCGTCGTCGACCGCATCAGCGTGCTCCCGACCGACCACGTCCACGGCCTCGACCCCGAGATCCTCGACATCGCCCGCCGCGCCCGCATCGGCGAGCTGCGCTGGCCCGGCGGGAACTTCGTGAGCCACTACCACTGGCGCGACGGCGTCGGCCCGCTCGACCTGCGGCCCACCCGCGCCAACCCGGCGTGGGGCGGCCTCGAGACGAACCTCATCGGCACCGACGAGTACCTCCGCCTCTGCGAGCTGCTCGACGCGACGCCGCACATCACCGTCAACACGGGCACGGGCACGCCCGAGGAGGCGGCGGCCTGGGTCGAGTACTGCAACGGCGCCCCGGACACCCCGATGGGACGCCTGCGCGCGGCGAACGGGCACCCGGAGCCCTACGGCGTCACGGTGTGGGAGGTCGGCAACGAGAACTTCGGCGCCTGGCAGGGCGGCTTCACGGGCTCCGAGGAGAACGCCCGGAGGTTCGCCCAGTTCGCGACGGCGATGCGCGCCGTCAGCCCGATCCCGCTCCGCCTGCACGCGTGCGGCAACTGGTCCGACCTCGTGCCGCCGAGCGTCGCGCACGACGACGTCGCGTGCGACGGGCGCTGGCACAGCGAGCTGCTCCGCCAGGCGGCGGGCGACGTCGACGTGATCTCCCTGCACCCGCTCCCGATCAACGACCGCGGCCTCGAGGGCGTCTCCGAAGACGAGGCCCACGCCGCCGTCATGGCGCAGGTGGTCACCGCGGAGCGCGAGAGCCTGCCGCGCCTGCTCGCCGAGTGCGACGCCGTCCGCGCCGACCCGCCGATCCGGCTCTCCATCACGGAGTGGGGGCCGATCGGCGAGAACCCCGCGCGGATCAACGTGGAGAACGTCGGGGGCGCGGTGTGGGGCGCGACGATGCTCGCGACGGCCATCCGGTTCGGCGAGCGCATCGAGTCGGCCAGCGCGAACGGCTTCCACCACGGCGGCGCGATCAAGAAGGGCGCCGGGGTCGTGTACACGGACCCGGTGGTCGACGTCGTCGTGCGGCTCCGCGAGTTCGCCGGCTGGACGCCGGTCGGGATCGAGACGCACGGCCCGGGCCACGACGTCGCCATCGGCACCGATCTCGGCGTGCCGGAGCGCGACGTGCCCGACGTCGACGTCCTCGGGCTCCTCTCGCCCGACGCGTCGCGCCTCGTGGTCATGGCCGTGAACCGCCGCCTCGGCGCGCCACGGCACGTGCGGCTCCGCCGACCTGACGGCTGGGGCCGGGCGAGCGCGGAGCTGCTCGTCGGGCCGCAGGTGTTCGACCGCGCCTCGCCCGTGGACCCGGACCCGTTCCCCTGGACGCCGGCGCACCTGGATCCCGAGACCGGGACCGACGGCGGCGTCACGGGATTGACCGTCCCGCCGGTCGCCGTCGCCCTCGTCCACCTCGAACGCACGCCCGACGGCACGACCTGACGCACCACCCGCCAGCAGAGGGCACGTCTCATCACTCGAAGGAGAGCACCATGAGCAAGCTCATCAGGGTCGCGGCGCTCGCCGCGGCCGGCGCGCTGACCCTCGCCGCGTGCGCGAGCGGCGGCGGCGACGCCGGGGACGACGGCGGCCAGGCCGGTCCCGTCGAGATCACGTTCTGGAACGGCTTCACCAGCTCCGACCGCCCGATCGTGGAGCAGCTCGTCGCTGAGTTCAACGACTCCCAGGACGACTACCGGGTGCGGATGGAGATCCAGCCCTGGGACACGATGTACTCCAAGCTCATGCCCGCCTACCAGGCCGGCGAGGGGCCGACGCTCGTGGCGATGGACCCGGCCCGCACGCCGGCGTACGTGGAGCGCGGCGTCCTCGCACCCGTCGACGACTTCTACGGCGACGGCGCGCTCGACGCGGCCACGCTGCCCGAGGCGAGCCTCGAGGCGAACATGTACGACGGCGTCCAGTACGGCGTCCCGATGAGCGCGGGCGCCGGGATGCTCTACTGGAACGCGGACATCTTCGCCGCGGCCGGCATCGAGGGACCGCCCGAGACGTGGGCAGAGCTGGCCGACGTCGCCGTCCAGCTCACCGAGGGCGACCAGTACGGCCTGCCCATCGCCGACCACGAGGCGCTCTCGCTGTGGCCCACGCTGTTCTGGGCCGACGGCGGCGGCATCTTCACGGACGACTCGAGCGCCTCGCTCCTGGGCGACGACGCCACGGTGGCCACCATGGAGTTCTGGACCGACCTGGTGCAGAACGAGGGCATCTCCCCGGCCGGGCTCTCCGGGGCCGACGCTGACGCGCTCATGCTCGCCGGGAGCGCCGCGATGCACATGACCGGGCCGTGGCTGAGCTCCGGGCTCACGGAGGCCGGGATCAACTGGGAGGTCGCGCCGCTGCCGGCAGGGACCTCGGGGCAGTTCAGCCCGGCGGTCATCGTCAACATGCACCTCGACGCGAACGCGACGGACGCCGAGCGGGAGGCCGCGCGCGCGTTCGTCACGCACTGGAACTCGCCCGAGGCGCAGACGACGTGGGCGGTCGGGACGTCGTACCCGCCGAACCGCACGGACATCCCGGCGTCGGACCTGGCCGAGAACCCGACGTCGGCCGCGTTCACGGAGGCCATCGGACCGCGCTTCTACCAGGCCGGGCTGCTCAACTTCGCCGACCTCGACGCGAACGTCGTCACCCCGACGATCCAGCGCGTCCTCGCCGGTGAGGGCACGGCTGCCGACCTCTTCCCGGAGGCCGCGGAGCAGCTCGACTCCCAGATCGAGACGCTCGGCGAATGACGGCGGCCCTTCCCTCGGCGTCCGCCCCGTCGGCGCCCGCCCGCGGCAGCGCGGGTGGGCCCGGCGGGCGGCGCGTGGGACGACGCTCGACGATCGAGCGCCGCCGCACGCGCACGGCCGTGGCGTTCCTGCTGCCCGCGGTCCTGATCCTCGCCGTCTTCGTCTTCTGGCCGATCGCCAACGCGCTGCGGACGTCGTTCACCGACGAGGCGTTCCTGCCCGTGACGAACTGGGTCGGGCTCGACAACTACATCCGGCTGGCCGACGACGAGCGCTTCTGGGGCGCTCTCCGCAACACCGCGGTGTACACGGCGGTGACGGCGCCGGTGTCGGTGGCGATCGCCCTCGGCCTCGCGCTGCTGCTCAACCGGCCGATGCGCGGCCGCGCCGCGTTCCGGGCGATCCTGTTCTTCCCGTGGGTCGCGTCGCTCGGGATCACGTCGATCGCGTGGGCCGCCCTCGTCGATCCCCAGATCGGGATGCTGACGTCCTGGCTGCGGTGGTTCGGCATCTCGATCGGGGACGGGCTGCGCGACCCGGAGTTCGCGATGGCCGCCGTCATGTTCGTCGGCATCTGGCGAAACGTCGGGTTCTTCATGGTGATGTACCTCGCGGGGCTGCAGCAGATCCCGGGCCACCTGGAGGAGGCCGCCCTGCTCGACGGCGCCGGCGCGTGGCAGAAGTTCCGGAACGTGACGTGGCCGCTGCTGGCGAACACGACGATGTTCGTCGTCGTCATCGCCGCCGTCTTCTCGTTCCAGGCGTTCGACCAGATCTACGTGATGACGGCCGGCGGCCCGTACTTCCGGACCGAGACGCTGGTCATGCTCATCTACGGGTCGGCGGTGCGCGACTTCGACGTCGGGTACGCGACGGCGGTCTCGTGGGTGCTCGTGCTCATCGTGCTCACGCTCAGCCTCATCCAGATGCGGTACTTCTCGAAGCGCGTGGTGCAGTACTGATGACGACGGCGACCCTTCCCTCTCGTAGCACCTCGCCGTCGCGCCCGGCGGGGCCGTTCCGCGCCGGTCGCGCGCGGGCGACGACGGCGACACGCACGCTGGTGACGTGGTTCGCCCTGGCCGCGGCGTCCGCCGTCGTGCTCCTGCCGCTCGCATGGATGCTGAGCGCTTCGCTGCGCACGCAGGGCGACCTCGTGGGCAGTCCGTCGTCGCTCATCCCGACGAACGTCACGTTCGAGAACTACGTCGAGATCTGGCAGCTCATCCCGTTCGGGCGGCTGTTCCTCAACACCGTCGTGTTCGCCGGGGTGGTGGCGTGCGTCTCCGTGGTGATCGACGCGATGGCGGGCTACGCGCTCGCGCGGTTCGACTTCCCGGGCCGGACGTTCGTGTTCGTGGCGCTCGTCGCCACGCTGCTCGTCCCGATCCAGGTGACGTTCGTGCCGGTGTACTCGTTGTTGATCGACCTCGGGTGGGTGAACACCCTGCACGGGTTGATCGTGCCCCGGATCGCCGACGCGTTCGGGATCTTCTTCCTCCGGCAGTACTTCCTCGCCCTGCCGAAGGACCTCGAGGACGCCGCCCGGATCGACGGCGCCTCGGAGGTGCGGATCTTCCGGTCGATCATGTTCCCGCTCGCCGGCCCGGCGCTGCTGACGATCTTCATGTTCAACCTGGTCGGCAACTGGAACGACCTGCTGTGGCCGCTCATCGTCATGAGCGACCCGCAGTCGACGACCCTGCCCGTGGGCCTGGCGCTGTTCCGCGGTCAGCACGTCATCGAGTACGGGCCGCTCATGGCCGGGTCGGTGCTCGCGCTCATCCCGATGGTGATCGCGTTCGTCGTCGTGCAGCGACGGTTCATCGAAAGCATCGCAACGACCGGGATCAAGTAGAACCGGTTGATCCTGCCGCTGTCGACCCGTCGACTCCGTGCGCAGCGATAAGGACGGGCGCCGTGTGGGTGCGGCGACCTACAGTTCACAGCGTCATGATCGACGCTCCCCTCGCACCCACCCGAGACCAGGCCGCGCCCGCGCGCCGGGCGATCGACCCGTCGCGTCGTCTCGACTGGCGGCGTCTCCGCGGAGTGGTGACGGTGCTGGCGCTGCTCGCGCTCGCCGTCGCCACGGTCGGGACGGCGCTCGGCACGGTCGTGGCGGGACGCCTCGCCCAGGAGGCGACGGCGGCCGGCGTCCTCCTGCTCGCCGGGTGCCTCGTCGGGGCGGCGCTGCTCGACACCCTCGGGTACGTGAGCTGGGCCGGCGTCGTCGACAAGGCCGAGGGCCGGCTGCGCGGCGACCTCCTGAGCGCCGCGCTGCACCAGCCGCTCGCCGCGCTCACGGAGCAGGCCGTCGGCGAGGTGCTCGACCGGGTCGACGACGACACGCACGCCCTCGGCACCCTGGTGCGTCGCCAGATGTGGGGGATGGGCCGCACGCTCGTCGGATCCCTGCCGCTGTGGATCGTCGCCGGCCTCACCTGGTGGCCGGCGTGGATCCTCTTCCCCGCGCTCGCGGCCGTCACGCTGCTCGTGGTGCGGCCCATGCTCGGCGAGATCGCGCGCCGCAAGGTCGTCGAGGAGCGTGCCTGGACGGACAACGCCGCCGCGTTCGAGGAGGCCGTCGCCGCGCGGGACGATCTGCGCACCAGCGGCGGGCAGGCGTTCGCGGTGCGACGGCTCGCCGAGATGTCGGCCGCCGTGCACCGCACGCTCGACCGCGTGCTGCAGGTCGAGACGTCGATGACGTGGCGTGCCGGCAGCCTGCTCCACGCGCTGCTCGCCGGGGTCGCCGTCAGCGGCGCGGCCCTGGCCGTCGGCGGCGACGTCTCCGTGGGGCAGCTCGTCACGCTGTTCCTCGTCACGTCGACGTTCGTGGGTCAGGTCGACCAGCTCGCCCACCACCTGCCCGACCTGCAGGAGGGCGTGGGCGCCGCGATCCGCGTGCGCCAGCTCCTCGAGGCCGAGTCGGAGCCCACGGGCGGGCGCACCCTGCCCGACGAGCCGCTCGACCTCGAGCTGCGGGACCTGCACTTCGCCTACGCCGAGGGCACGTTCGCCCTGCAGGACGTGTCGCTGCGCGTGCCGGCCGGGCACACCGTGGCGCTCGTCGGGCGCACCGGGTCGGGGAAGTCGACGCTCGCCTCGCTCCTGTCGCGCGCCGTCGATCCCGAGCCCGGCACGGTGTTCCTCGGCGGGCACGACGTGCGCGACCTCGACCTGCAGGATCTGCGCCGCCGCGTCGGCGTCGTCACGCAGCGCACCGAGATCCTCGCCGGCACGCTGGCCGAGAACATCACGCTCTTCGCCCACCTCCCGCGCGCCGACGTCGAGGCGGCGGTGGCCGAGCTCGGCCTCACGGATTGGGTGGCCGGACTGCCCGACGGGCTCGACACGCTCCTCGGTCCGGGCGGGACCTCGCTGTCCGCGGGTGAGGAGCAGCTCGTCGCGTTCGCCCGCCTGCTGGTGGCCGACGTCCAGGTCGTCGTCCTCGACGAGGCCACCGCACGCATGGATCCGCTCACCGAGGCCCGGGTCATCGCGGCTTCCGAGCGGCTGCTCGGGGGGCGCACGGGTGTGCTCGTCGCGCACCGGCTGGGCACGGTCGAGCGTGCGGAGCTCGTGGTCGTGCTCGATCACGGCCGCGTCGTGCAGCAAGGCGCGCGCGTCGCGCTGGCCGCCCAGGACGGGCCGTTCCGCTCGCTGCTCGAGGCGAGCCGCGTCGCCGAGGCCGAGCACGGTGGCGGCTCGGCCGGCGAGGACCACGCGACACTCGACACGGCGGTGGGCGCCCGCCGTCGGACGGGCCCGCCGCCCGACCTGCCGGACCCCGGCACCGGCCCGAGCCTCGCTCGCGGCATCGCGCACGCGCTGCTCGTCCGGCCCCGGTGGGGGATCCTCGGCGGCGCGTTGTTCCTGGTGGCGAGCCTGGTCTCCGCGCAGGGCGCGATCACCGGCTATCTCTGGGGCCGCGCCGTGACCGACCTGGAGCGCGGCGCCACGCCGGCCGTGCTCGTCGGCGTGATGGCGGTGCTGCTGCTCGTGGTGCCCCTGTGCCACGCGGGCGCGATGCGCATCTACCCGAAGTGGTGGGTCGAGGTGCTGCTGCGCATCCGCACGGCGGTGCTCGTCGGGCAGACGAACCAGCACCGGCTGCGCCGCACACCGCCGGGGGAGGTCGTCGCACGCGCGCTCGACGCCGACCGGTACGTCCGGTACGCCGACCGGTGGGTGGACCTGACCAACGGCCTGGTGATCGTGGTGGTCACGACCCTGCTGAGCGGGTCGCTCCTCGCCGGCGCTGTGCTGCTCGCGGTGCTGGTGGTCACCGCGGTCTGCGCGGTGGCGGGCCGACCGATCGCGGGCCGGACGGCGGCGCGGGCCTCGACGGCGAGAGCCCGGTTCGGCCGCGCGCTGGTCTCGGCCCTGGACGCCGCCCGGACCGTCAAGCTCGCGGCCCGCACGCCGCAGGTGCACGACCACCTGCGCGGCGTCGACGCCGGGCGCGTCCGTGCGGCGGTGTTCGAGCACCGCGTGCAGGCGGTGCTCGACGGCGTCCCGGTCATCGCCGTCCAGGCAGGGGTGGTCGTGGCGTGGGCAGCGCTGCTGTCCGGGACGTGGAACCTCGCCACGACGCTGCTCGTCGCGGCAGCCGTGAGCGGCTTCAACTGGTTCGGCGTGGTGGCGGGCGCCGTCGTCACGGAGGCGCCGGGCACGCGCGCGTGGCAGAGGTCCACGGGCGCGTTCGCCGGAGGCACGGACCTCACGGTGCTGCCGCCGGATGTCGACCTGAGCACGGGCGGTGCGCCGGCGCCGTCGGCGGCAGCGCGCGAGCAGCTGCGGGCGCTCGAGCTGCGCGGTCTCACGGCGGTGCACGACGACGGCACGATCGGCGTCGAGAACGTCGACCTGGCTGTCCACCGCGGAGAGCTGGTGCTGCTGCTCGGCCAGGTGGGCTCCGGCAAGTCGAGCCTGCTCTCGTCGCTGGCCGGCCTCATGGAGCACACTGGCAGTGTCACGTGGAACGGGGCCGAGGTGGACGACGCGCAGCTCTTCCTGCGCCCCGGCCGGGTGGCGCACGTGGCTCAGGTGCCGCGCGTGCTCTCGGGCACGTTCGCGGAGAACGTGCGCCTCGATCACGCGGAGCGCGACGTGGCCGGACCGATCGACGCGGCCCGGCTGACGATGGACGTCGAGGACGCCGGCGGTGCGGACGCCGTCGTCGGGCATCGCGGCGTGCGCCTCTCCGGTGGGCAGGTGCAGCGCCTCGCGCTGGCTCGCGCTCTCGCGACGGACTCCGAGCTGCTGCTCGCCGACGACGTGTCGAGCGCGCTCGACGCCGCGACCGAGATCGAGCTCTGGGACTCCCTGCGCGAGCGCGGCACGACGGTGGTGGGTGCGACGTCGAAGCGCGCCGCGCTCGCACGGGCCGACCGGGTCGTGGTGCTGGCCGACGGTGCGGTCGCCGCCGTCGGGCCGTGGCGCGAGCTCGCCGGCCGCTGGGGTCACCTCGCCGGCTGACGCCGCCCCAGCGGAGTGGCTGGAGCGGCGAAAGTACTGCGGCGCTGCGGCAATGTCGCGGGCCTACGGCAGTGACCCGTGTGGCGGGTCACTGCCGTAGCGCGGAGGGCTGCGGCGGTGGCGTGGGCCTACGGCAGTGACCCGCGTGGTGGGTCAGTGCCGTAGGTCGCGGCCATCACCCACCGCGCCGCACAGCACCGGGCTCTTACGCGGGCTGGGCCGCCCCCACGCCAGCGCCGACGAGCAGCTCGGACATCGCGGAGCCTTCGGCGTCCGGCAGCTCCAGGCCGAGCACCGCGGCGAACGTCGGCGCCTCGTCGAGGATCGAACGGCGCCCCGCGTCCGCCCCCGGCGCGAACGACGGCCCGGTCGCGAGGAACACCGGCTGCCCCCGTGCTGCGGGGCGTGGCCGTGGTTCCCGAGGTACCCCGCGAAGTCGGCGTCCTCGCGGCGCACCACCGGCCGGCTCGTCCAGTCCCGCCCGACGAGGACCCCCGGCTCCGACTCCACGACGTACGCGAACGGGCCGTCGAGCCCGTAGCGCGACGCCGCCTCGGCAGCCGTGTGGATCGCCGCGATCCGGTACTGCGGATCCGCCTCGAGGTCCCGCAGGAGGGCGGCGACGTCGGCCAGCCGCGCGGGGGAGAGGTCCTCCGCGAGGAACAGCTGCCCGGACAGACCCGCGCTGTGGCAGATCACGTCGTAGTCGAGCAGCCGCCCCGCGCCGTCGATCCGGAGGAACCCGCGCTCGGCGAACACCGCGTTCAGCTGCGTGTGCTGCTCGACGGCGAGGTGCCCGTGGTCGCTCACCAGCACGACGTTCGTGCGCTCCAGCTCCCCGGTGTGCTCGAGCACGTCGAGCAGTCGCCCCAGGTACCCGTCGATGCGGCGCAGGGCGTCGTGCACCTGTGGCGAGAACGGCCCGGTGGCATGCCGGGCGGCGTCGACAGCCACGAGGTGCAGGACCATCACGTCCGGGCGCTCCCGCTCCAGCACGTCCGCCGCGACCGCGCACGCGAAGTCGTTGAAGTCCCGCTTCGGCTCCCACACGACGAGGTCCACGTGCTTCGCCACGTACGTCTCCCACACGTCGGGCGAACCGGTCGCCCGGTACATCTCCTGGACGCCGCCCCAGTACTCCCGGTCCCAGATCTCGGGCACCAGCGTGTCGATGTCGGCGTGCGCCGTCGCCGGCCACTGCACCGCAGCCGTGCGCAGACCCGCGCGGCGGGCGGCGTCGAGCAGCGTCGGCACGCGCACGTGGTGAGCCGACCAGAACCAGTCCGGGTCCGCCTCGTGCGGCTGGAACTGGGTGTTGTTGTAGATGCCCGACGACGCCGGCCCGGCTCCCGTGAGCTGTGCGGTGTGGTTGGGGTACGTGAGCGTCGGGAAGACGGCCTCGATCTGCGCCGTCGCCGCATCGCGCAGCAGCCGGCCGAACGCGGGGAGCGTGCGGGCGAACTCGACGTCGTCACCCACCATCGCGTCCACCGACACCACGAGCAGCTTGTGAGGTGCGCTCATGCGGACATGACCTCCTCGAGGTCCTCGCGGTTGTCCTCGATGACCTCCTCGAACGTGGCCTGCAGGCCGCCCAGGACACCGGCGACGTCGGCGTTATCGCCGTACACCTGCGCCATCGCCGCGCCGAGCTCCGTGGCGCCGGACTGGTACCAGACCGGCTGGTCAGCGGTCTGCGCGTTCGGCAGCTGCGCGAGCGCCACGCCGAAGTTGGGGTCGGCGGCCACGAGGTCCTGCACCGTCGCGGTGTCGTGCGACGCCTTGACGATCGGCAGGTAGCCGGTTCCGGCGTGCCACTGCGCGGACATCTCGGGGTCGGCGAGGAACCGGAACAGCTCGGCGCATGCGTCCTGGCGCTCCTGGGACTCGGCCTTGACGATGGACAGGCCGGAACCGCCCGTGGGCACCTTGGTGGAGTCCTCGAGCTTGCCGAGCATGAACGCCGTCCCGATCTCGAAGTCCGACGCCTCGGTGGCGCCGCGCAGCGACGCCGTCGACCCGTGGCATGCCGCCGCGAGGCCGGTCTGGAAGTCGGTCATCGCGGACTGCGCCATGTACCCGAAGCCGTCGTCGTGGATGAAGCCCGCCTTCCAGGTGAGCCAGTCGTGCATCTGCTCGGAGTCCACCGTGACGGTGAGGTCGTCCGAGAGGGCCCCGCCCCACGCCCACGCGTGCGCCTGGCCGTACCAGTTGTCGCCCGTGCCGAACGCCATGGGCATGAGCGGCTGGCCGGCCACGCTGATGCTCTTCAGCTCGGGCGCGAACTCCGCGAACTCGTCCCAGGTCGCCGGGCCGGTCTCGGGAAGCCCGAGCTCGAGGAACCGCGTCTTGTTGAAGTAGAAGAGCGGCGTCGAGCGGGCGAACGGCACGACGTACGTCTGGCCGGCCGCGACGCCCTCGCCGACGTAGTTGTCGAGGTAGACGTCGAGCGACCACTCGTCGTCGAAGTAGCCGTCGAGCGGTGCGAGCGCGTCCGAGAAGTGGAACTGGAGCCACTGCATCTCGGGGAAGCACACGATGTCCGGCACCTGGCGTGCCTGCAGCGCCGCCGTGAACTTCTGGTTGAGCGTCGCGTAGTCGGCCTGGGACTCGGCGGCCGCGTAGATCTCGTCCTGCGAGTCGTTGAACGCCGTGAACTGCTCCTGCACGACCTCGAAGTTCACGCCGGTGAACGGCGCCCAGAACAGGATGTTCGTGCGGCCCGAGTACTGCGACGGGACGTTGGTGACGGGCGCCTGGCTGAACCCGTCGCGCAGGTTCGAGCTGCTCTCCGCGCCCGACCCGCCCGAGCCGCCGCCCGGCGCGCCGCAGGCGGCGAGCCCGAGGCCGGCGGCCGAGACACCGAGCGTGGACAGGAGGGTGCGGCGGGACAGATGGAGCGAGCTGGGCGAAGGCATGGATGTCTCCTGAAGGTGGGTGGGGATGGGTCCGGGTCAGCCCTTGGTCGCACCCGCGGCGAGACCGCCGATGATGCGCCG includes these proteins:
- a CDS encoding carbohydrate ABC transporter permease, encoding MTTATLPSRSTSPSRPAGPFRAGRARATTATRTLVTWFALAAASAVVLLPLAWMLSASLRTQGDLVGSPSSLIPTNVTFENYVEIWQLIPFGRLFLNTVVFAGVVACVSVVIDAMAGYALARFDFPGRTFVFVALVATLLVPIQVTFVPVYSLLIDLGWVNTLHGLIVPRIADAFGIFFLRQYFLALPKDLEDAARIDGASEVRIFRSIMFPLAGPALLTIFMFNLVGNWNDLLWPLIVMSDPQSTTLPVGLALFRGQHVIEYGPLMAGSVLALIPMVIAFVVVQRRFIESIATTGIK
- a CDS encoding carbohydrate ABC transporter permease, whose translation is MTAALPSASAPSAPARGSAGGPGGRRVGRRSTIERRRTRTAVAFLLPAVLILAVFVFWPIANALRTSFTDEAFLPVTNWVGLDNYIRLADDERFWGALRNTAVYTAVTAPVSVAIALGLALLLNRPMRGRAAFRAILFFPWVASLGITSIAWAALVDPQIGMLTSWLRWFGISIGDGLRDPEFAMAAVMFVGIWRNVGFFMVMYLAGLQQIPGHLEEAALLDGAGAWQKFRNVTWPLLANTTMFVVVIAAVFSFQAFDQIYVMTAGGPYFRTETLVMLIYGSAVRDFDVGYATAVSWVLVLIVLTLSLIQMRYFSKRVVQY
- a CDS encoding LacI family DNA-binding transcriptional regulator, whose amino-acid sequence is MAVTMRDVAKRAGVSVKTVSNVVSGEYPYIRPETRARVVEAIEDLGYRLNVSARQMRTNRTDVIGLALPELRLQYFAELADEVIRAAAEEGLRVVIEQVEHVEHVAVDHMIGTGAHLLDGAIVAPTSQADVAPESAPRGFPIVVLGDRRIGDDVDQVYLANATGARLAVNHLLDVGCRRIVALGGMPGETTGNAGERTAGYADALAARGVDVDPDLVVPTSAWTMAAGAQSLSAILERGTTFDGVFAFSDSIAIGALGALAQAGVRVPDDVAVVGFDDIDDAAHAVPPLTSVAVDRARTAHEAVRLLVRRLRADTPPPTSAVEIGATLVVRASSTRSA
- a CDS encoding alpha-N-arabinofuranosidase — translated: MSMPVTLPTAGGALHRFSPSTAGTASSNGGTSDGAVADNVATDDVAVTFALDTRGVPVSTLLFSQFLEHMSYATIGGLSAELVVNPTFHPDHHLRADQIAQLRANADAAVAWALGDPTPIRHRWVSSPLASGWSVTLFDDETARGLPLGWGALGRPGAVRRAVGRVGGAVRIDGPGGAADDGGAADDGVAHLGRATVPLDGTVAGIRQAVYVPTHRTRRVHVRLWARAETTLAHVEVGLRRRLSTAPARPAGQVLANATIAVGPHDWGPQDVILEVDGDALARHEPCDLYVLDHGGDAVVVDRISVLPTDHVHGLDPEILDIARRARIGELRWPGGNFVSHYHWRDGVGPLDLRPTRANPAWGGLETNLIGTDEYLRLCELLDATPHITVNTGTGTPEEAAAWVEYCNGAPDTPMGRLRAANGHPEPYGVTVWEVGNENFGAWQGGFTGSEENARRFAQFATAMRAVSPIPLRLHACGNWSDLVPPSVAHDDVACDGRWHSELLRQAAGDVDVISLHPLPINDRGLEGVSEDEAHAAVMAQVVTAERESLPRLLAECDAVRADPPIRLSITEWGPIGENPARINVENVGGAVWGATMLATAIRFGERIESASANGFHHGGAIKKGAGVVYTDPVVDVVVRLREFAGWTPVGIETHGPGHDVAIGTDLGVPERDVPDVDVLGLLSPDASRLVVMAVNRRLGAPRHVRLRRPDGWGRASAELLVGPQVFDRASPVDPDPFPWTPAHLDPETGTDGGVTGLTVPPVAVALVHLERTPDGTT
- a CDS encoding ABC transporter substrate-binding protein, which produces MSKLIRVAALAAAGALTLAACASGGGDAGDDGGQAGPVEITFWNGFTSSDRPIVEQLVAEFNDSQDDYRVRMEIQPWDTMYSKLMPAYQAGEGPTLVAMDPARTPAYVERGVLAPVDDFYGDGALDAATLPEASLEANMYDGVQYGVPMSAGAGMLYWNADIFAAAGIEGPPETWAELADVAVQLTEGDQYGLPIADHEALSLWPTLFWADGGGIFTDDSSASLLGDDATVATMEFWTDLVQNEGISPAGLSGADADALMLAGSAAMHMTGPWLSSGLTEAGINWEVAPLPAGTSGQFSPAVIVNMHLDANATDAEREAARAFVTHWNSPEAQTTWAVGTSYPPNRTDIPASDLAENPTSAAFTEAIGPRFYQAGLLNFADLDANVVTPTIQRVLAGEGTAADLFPEAAEQLDSQIETLGE